The stretch of DNA GGATCAATTTAGGACCTGGACAAGCTACTTGGGAAGACTTTTCCGTTTTGCAAAGCCAATTTATTGATTTGATCCTTGGGGACAAGGATCGAATCAAGAAGTGGGTATTGTCATGAGTCTAAAAGAAATGAAGGATTTTGAATTATGACAGGGAAAGGCCAATAATTAAAGGGCCAAGAGACTGGGTAAAGCACTGAAACAGATGGACATGATAACTAATGGGCTTGAAGAGTGGATCAGGTATGAACGCAGAAGAAATGGGAAAGGGAAAAGAAGAAGGGCCAACAAATCATAGAATCCCTAAAATGCTTATGCCAACCGTCTAAATATAATTCAATAGTAcaattttgttacaacaatttcATGTATAAGGATTGTTGTAACGACTCTTTCTCTATCATGAATGAATTATCAAAActtttctcttcatcttcttaTATTCTCCTTAAACCTCTAgattcttcaaaattttcaataagcAAACAAGTGATTTATGATCAATGTTTCTTAAATTGAATCGGTAGTCAAATTGATCAAGCCAtcaatttttcaattaaaaaattattaaaaatttaaaaataaataataaataaatatttttttaaatctaattaaatcaattcatatcaatttccaAGCCAATCAATTCAAAGCCCCTCTCCAAACTGATAACCCAGCCAATTTCTTATCTAACCAGCAGGTCCAATCAGATTCAGACAATATAGATTAGAACACAAACTCACTTCAGATTTAGATTTTTCATTGGGGCTCAAATCTAGAGTAAAGAGTAGTgagtttattaaccattttagacaaaaatgaccttagttttttttttttatccctAGATGGTAAAGTATTTTTTAGCCTACCCTTACAAaaccattaattaattaaaatatttatataaacacataaaatgaaattattaaaattttatttgtaaatatcattaaaaacacTTATAAGATAATTATTAATACACTTGGATTaatgtaaataattattaaaataaacaataaataattacatcaataataacaataaagaaacaaatttattatgatagtattattattttatctcctATGTCAGAAGAAAcaataaaatggaaaatagaaGAGAGGAACGGTATTGATTGGGGAATACCTTATTTTATtcataacaatatatatatatatatacacaactacCAAACCAAGTTTAATCTTTGAGCAGAAACCCAATGCAAGCAATTTATGATCCTAAAATGTTTCTGCAAATCCTACCACATAACAaatgaaataaaggaaaaatctTCAATCTTATCCCAAAACTACTTAATAGCCTGTCATATCTTCATCAAGCAGACAATCCTTGCAAGCCAGTGCCTACCAATTTCATCTTTTTAACCCAAATTGCTTGGGAAGGGAAATTCAAAAGGCGAAATGAACCAAAACAATAGACCTGTTATATACTGCTGATATAAGTTGTTCGATCTGTGATCCGCTAATCCGGTAATATCATGGTCAAGAGAGAGTATTTTACCTTCAATGATATTTTCCCCTTTTCAACAATCAGCCTGGCACCTGAGACAACCCAGTAGCCAGGTAAATCCTGGGGTCCTCTACTCATCTCTGTTGTGTCTACAAATTGCAGAACTTTTGGTGGTTGGCTCGGCATTGGAGGGCCCCCAGGGTACAACGCAGAATTTATATTGACATTGGCTGGCTGTGGAGCGTGTTTCTGTGCACCTGTAAAGCGAGTGCTAATAAAAGTTGAGATAATCCCAGATTTTTGAGCCAAGCCAGGAGAGCCATCCCACTCAGGCCGCTTGATGGCCTTTGCACCTATTAACTTGGAAAAATGCAACCGTAGAAGTAGAACTTTCTTCAAGCCATAGACTCCAACTTCAAAGTGAGCACCAGTAACAATAGAGACATCATCATCAACCTCTACAGGTGCTGTGCAGACATGGGAGCAACTCTTCCACTGAACCTTCTCATAGTACTTGCGTTCAGACAAGGGATCAGAGACACTGACGCTTGGTCCATCCTCAAGCTGGAATGCCTTTGGCAGTGAGGAAAGATGCTGCAAGTGAATTGCCAAGCGGTTGCCTCTTTTGCCTTCCAAATAAAGCCGAAGGCCAGTTACAGGCTTTTTATCTACATAAACCTGTCAAAGGAACTCAAAGCAAAGTAAATGAGTACAACAATAGTTATAACAATAGCTTATTGACAACATCCGTGGCATTGCCATATTGACTTTCAATGAATTGACAAAATTCACAagcattttcttatttttgtacAAAACCCATTTAAGAGTACGGATAATTTACAGGAAAAGAGGAGGAAAAAATGTTATGTTCAAGATGGTTTATAGTTCCCTTGACAATGACAACAAAATGTTATTTACAGCAAGCTCGAGATGCAAAatcaaattcataataaaaataGAGGAAAAACAATTAAGACTAGAGGCTCGAGCTTCCTTAATTTGATAATAGAGTAACATCAAACAAATTCCTTGCCTATAATCTTTAGTGCACAAAGTCTACCAAATATTTAACTTGCCTATAACAACAATAACAGAGTACTGATTTTAGAGTATAATTAAATTCTTTTATCCTCCAACAATTGTTAATCAgcctatatatattattatatatatgatagcTATTTTGCTGCTGTCTGAACTTAAACATATAGTTCTAAATTTGATATCACATTTTTGGTCATGTGGATGTCTTACAGCCAGTTCAACTCCAAAATCAGTTCTACCCTATTTAACTTACATTAGGATTTCAGGAAATTTCTCTTTTATGGCCAAATAACATCTAAAGTAACTTAGGGTTTCTATCAAAGAACATACAAGGGAGTAAGGATATACATTTGAGAGAAACTACAACATTTAACAATGCCTGTGGATATAGCATATTAACTTAGCACAGAAATAGACAATGATACATCATTTTTGCTTTCTAATTTGGTTCACATTTAAGCTCCATCAAAGGCATGCACTTAGGATGTGCTTAGTTGGGGGGGGGGGAAAGTGAAGGGATCGAAGGAGGGAGTGAAAatgtggaaaaagaaaataaattttgagtgttCTTGGTTGGGAAGAAAAgtaagaggaaagaaaataggagagatgatcattttccatcctaatgcataaaaatcaagagaaaatgagagagatgagtatgttagttcaaaattatgcattttttgaaagttttatcttctttcctttcatttttcaactctaccaagcAATGTAGGGAAAGGAAATGTAactttctttccattttttcatctttcctaccaagcacacctatggaaagaaaaattatgttttccaTCCTTCTAGTTTTCTACCCCTTCAATTTTCCATCCTCCTAATTTTCTTTCCACTCTACCAAGCAAACCTTGTGGCAACTAATGCATTAACATGTCACACAGGCACAGAGACAATACATCAAAGTGTCTGCTTTAGTTTTTATCAAGCGTAACGCTGGGTTTTCACGTTGGAAAAGGCAGAAAGGTAACATAAAAGACTGGGAATATTACCGGTGTTGTGTTAACATAAAGCTTAGGGCCCATGAAGCTAAACTGCAATGATGCACTATTTTGTTGCTTCTTCTGAGGACCAAGGGCAAGCTCACCAAATACTGGTGCCCACTGCTTTGGAAGCTGAAACTCCAAAAACTGGTGTAGTTCATCAATTGAAGGCTTATCTGTATGTAAAAGGAAAAACCATAAATTGATAATGCTTCAATTCCTTGATACCAGAATCAAATTTTGGAAATGCCAAACAAAGAGCGCAATGAAGACAAACATAAATCTAGCAActcatttatctttaatttctatttctttgaaaaagaaaaataacaaatcagttTAGCTTCAGAATATAAGCTGAAAATGATATTGATATTTATTTAGAGAAGTAGGTGTTAGTTGTTTTCTTACTTATGAAGGTGATAAGAATCTTAAGGACAAGGATTGatacatgcatatacatattATAATCCCAAATGAACCTTTGTATCCAAAGAAAAGCTTGAGgatatttataacttttacattAACAAAAACTACCATCAGATACCAACAAACCATGTCAAGTcaaaatgaaatgatgatttgATAATGACACAATAACACAAGGACAAAAAAACCTGAATAATCAAGTTACAGGACAAAGCAAGAATGCTTCTATTAAAATATACAGCTGTAGTGATGTCTTTTTCATTCAAACTTCTATCCTCCaagaaaacataaaagaaaaagccGAGGAATAAAGCCAAATTTGGCACTATATTATGGGTCAATGTGAATCTAGccacaatttaattttttatcattttagtacaAAAATGTAACAGAGCAGGGAAATTTCTGAGAATTTCTACAATAACAGAATATTCACATCCACTGGTAacttaaaattaaagtataatggaaaattttaatGCAATTGAAAATACAACATTCACCCATTGCATAGGGGCAAATTTGGCCATTGAGTTAAAACACAAATGAAGTTCCAAATATCTAAAATGGGGGACTTTAGAGTTAAGAAACGAGCCACAAGAAATCCCAAAACTGAAATTATGAATAGGGGATTTGAAGTTCATGCAAAAGCTTGTAACAGCGTACCATGAATTGAACTAGGCTAGATACCTTT from Gossypium hirsutum isolate 1008001.06 chromosome D04, Gossypium_hirsutum_v2.1, whole genome shotgun sequence encodes:
- the LOC107959689 gene encoding MACPF domain-containing protein At4g24290 isoform X5, coding for MARKAAETVFQSIGLGYDLTVDLKLKFCKKASNLITIADHDRVRDVAVPGGVLVRNVPKYIKCDKGERMRFASDVLSFQQMSEQFNQEMSLSGKIPSGHFNVAFEFTTGWQKDAANTKTLAFDGVFITLYNVALEKSQVMLCDHVKQAVPSSWDPPALAKFIETYGTHIIVGVKMGGKDVVYMKQMHSSGLQPIELQQKLKELANKMLLEETQHKTNYDKLNKSEKDIKFICKRKGGKLNSNLSHSEWCQTVQSEPDVISMSFIPITSLLSGVNGSGYLTHAINLYLRYKPSIDELHQFLEFQLPKQWAPVFGELALGPQKKQQNSASLQFSFMGPKLYVNTTPVYVDKKPVTGLRLYLEGKRGNRLAIHLQHLSSLPKAFQLEDGPSVSVSDPLSERKYYEKVQWKSCSHVCTAPVEVDDDVSIVTGAHFEVGVYGLKKVLLLRLHFSKLIGAKAIKRPEWDGSPGLAQKSGIISTFISTRFTGAQKHAPQPANVNINSALYPGGPPMPSQPPKVLQFVDTTEMSRGPQDLPGYWVVSGARLIVEKGKISLKVYCFGSFRLLNFPSQAIWVKKMKLVGTGLQGLSA